Proteins encoded within one genomic window of Bacillus sp. 1NLA3E:
- a CDS encoding malate synthase G: MNEYVENGNLKIASVLYDFVNSEVLPGSGLSKDAFWTNLEKLIDELSPENKALLARRDDFQKKINSWHLENKGEYDFDKNKEFLQEIGYLEPKPEEFKISTDNVDDEIALQGGPQLVVPINNPRYAINAANARWGSLYDALYGTDAISEENGTERRKGYNPLRGAKVITYGKGFLDQAVPLANASHSDAVKYSIINKDLLVKLSNGETVGLKDPSKLIGYQGQAEEPVALLLKNNRIHLEIQIDRNHPIGKADSAGVKDILLEAAITTIMDCEDSVAAVDAEDKVEVYRSWLGLIKGDIAATFAKGKGEMVRTLNPDRVYKTVNGGTISLSGRSLMFIRNVGHLMTSNAILDKNGHEVPEGILDGVFTSLISKHEILGNSKYKNSVKGSIYIVKPKMHGSEEAAFANKLFGRIEDLIDLKRNTIKIGVMDEERRTSLNLKACIREVKERVAFINTGFLDRTGDEMHTSMEAGPMIRKGDMKTSVWLNSYEKSNVFAGLDCGLQGRAQIGKGMWAMPDLMAGMLEQKIGHLKAGANTAWVPSPTAATLHATHYHLIDALEVQNKLKKESTDLVDGILQVPVEQNPHWTSEEIQQELDNNAQGILGYVVRWVEQGVGCSKVLDINNIGLMEDRATLRISSQHIANWLHHGICTKEQVVETLQRMAKVVDQQNAGDAAYRPMAPNFEDSVAFQAASDLIFLGYSQPSGYTEPILHRRRIEAKAKFQAQKVQ; encoded by the coding sequence ATGAATGAATATGTTGAGAACGGTAATCTAAAAATTGCTTCCGTACTTTATGATTTTGTGAATTCTGAGGTGCTTCCTGGAAGTGGTCTTTCAAAGGATGCATTCTGGACAAACCTTGAAAAATTGATTGATGAACTATCTCCAGAAAATAAAGCATTGTTAGCACGACGTGATGATTTTCAAAAAAAGATTAATTCATGGCATTTGGAAAATAAAGGTGAATACGACTTTGACAAAAATAAAGAATTTTTACAGGAAATTGGTTATCTTGAGCCAAAACCTGAAGAATTCAAAATTTCAACGGACAATGTGGATGATGAGATTGCTTTACAAGGCGGACCACAGTTAGTCGTACCAATTAATAATCCTCGTTACGCAATCAATGCAGCAAATGCACGTTGGGGAAGTCTATATGATGCTCTTTACGGAACCGATGCCATTAGTGAGGAAAATGGAACAGAACGAAGGAAGGGATATAATCCACTCCGTGGTGCCAAAGTTATTACATATGGAAAGGGATTCCTTGACCAAGCGGTGCCACTTGCAAATGCATCACATAGTGACGCTGTAAAGTATTCCATTATTAACAAGGATTTATTGGTTAAACTGAGTAATGGTGAGACAGTTGGATTAAAGGATCCATCTAAATTAATAGGCTATCAAGGCCAGGCAGAAGAGCCTGTTGCACTCCTTTTGAAAAATAATAGAATCCATTTGGAAATTCAAATTGATCGAAACCATCCGATTGGAAAAGCTGATTCTGCAGGTGTGAAGGATATCCTTCTAGAAGCCGCAATCACGACAATTATGGATTGTGAGGATTCTGTTGCCGCAGTTGATGCTGAAGATAAGGTAGAAGTATACAGAAGTTGGTTGGGATTAATAAAAGGCGACATTGCAGCGACTTTTGCAAAAGGAAAAGGAGAAATGGTTCGGACACTCAATCCTGACCGCGTATATAAAACGGTTAATGGCGGAACGATTTCACTATCAGGACGCTCACTTATGTTTATCAGAAACGTGGGTCATTTAATGACAAGCAATGCCATTTTAGATAAAAATGGCCATGAAGTTCCAGAAGGGATTTTGGATGGAGTGTTCACAAGTTTAATTTCTAAGCACGAAATATTAGGGAATAGCAAATATAAAAACTCAGTAAAAGGTTCAATCTATATTGTTAAACCCAAAATGCACGGTTCAGAAGAAGCGGCATTTGCGAATAAACTTTTCGGACGGATTGAAGATTTGATAGATCTTAAGCGAAATACGATAAAAATCGGTGTAATGGATGAGGAACGCCGCACATCATTAAACTTGAAAGCATGTATTCGAGAGGTAAAAGAAAGGGTAGCATTCATCAATACTGGATTCTTAGACCGAACTGGTGATGAAATGCATACATCAATGGAAGCAGGTCCAATGATTCGTAAAGGTGATATGAAAACCTCCGTTTGGTTGAATTCTTATGAAAAATCAAATGTTTTTGCTGGTCTTGATTGTGGACTGCAAGGTCGTGCCCAAATTGGTAAAGGAATGTGGGCAATGCCTGATTTAATGGCCGGCATGCTTGAACAAAAAATTGGTCATTTAAAAGCGGGTGCCAATACAGCGTGGGTGCCATCACCAACCGCAGCAACCTTACATGCCACTCACTATCACCTAATAGATGCATTAGAAGTTCAAAACAAATTAAAGAAAGAATCAACAGACCTTGTTGATGGAATTCTTCAGGTTCCTGTGGAGCAAAATCCACACTGGACTTCAGAAGAGATCCAACAAGAGTTAGATAATAATGCACAAGGGATCCTAGGTTATGTCGTTCGTTGGGTGGAGCAAGGGGTTGGATGCTCAAAAGTTCTTGATATTAATAATATTGGATTAATGGAAGACAGGGCTACACTCCGTATTTCAAGTCAGCATATCGCGAACTGGTTACACCATGGTATTTGTACGAAGGAACAAGTTGTTGAGACTTTACAGCGTATGGCAAAGGTGGTTGATCAACAAAATGCTGGTGATGCTGCTTATCGTCCAATGGCTCCTAACTTTGAAGATTCTGTGGCGTTCCAAGCGGCATCAGATCTAATATTCTTAGGTTATAGTCAACCAAGTGGTTATACTGAACCCATTTTACACCGACGTCGTATTGAAGCTAAGGCAAAATTTCAAGCGCAAAAGGTCCAATAA
- a CDS encoding helicase-related protein: protein MHSLISIYPQAVDHTKKKVFEDINHYLETKETQPSYQQFKLDRTHFLEQIWANVWINKASNAINKKEKKAYLSERGFEVEGVDRKLINQLFRTEIRNYQPFNVFDWVDGIFLHQEIKWQEQYNKARIYFAKKREDALLAEKRRNVEMEIEEVTQDILENEYLHLYLYIRHYASKHLLKDIEQNPKYDVSKNYQHETLTVTSEHFYVDDYPLVSEFFGELTGAIEESLQWGRSYYEYETYYSIYENLITEYLFEIAPGFIMERPSEMVKLFEDTLNKKLTESILMEIISDSLIELAEDYTVYIQEEYVSDLLNLEKIPFDEEVHRKIFEQDQKQRDKRKADELAEIRRKKQEEARVIEDVFGQEYRTSVGQNIRFVLHIGETNTGKTHQALSRMKEAKSGLYLAPLRLLALEVFDKLNAEGVPCSLKTGEEEKLVLDATHFSCTVEMFHEKDHFEVIVIDEAQMIADKDRGFSWYKAISKANAKEVHIIGSRNIKEMLLQLLGESEIEIYEYSREIPLEVEQKEFNLVHSKKGDALVCFSRRKVLETASKLQTKGISVSMIYGSMPPETRKKQIQRFIDGETTRIVSTDAIGMGLNLPIRRIVFLENEKFDGTRRRRLTSQEVKQIAGRAGRKGLYNIGKVAFTSDIIKMKNLLHQEDETVLIFAIAPTNGVFERFQKYYHDLGTFFDLWDKFNSPKGTKKASLAEERELYELICHTEIEARLSMMDLYGFLHLPFSSKELGLKHQWLKTVQALIEGNPLPEPVIKKRTLEELELSYKAIGLHLLFLYRLDRRTEALYWERLREEISNDVHEHLKHEVKNYKSKCKRCGKTLPFDFPYPICDSCHTVRYRRDYDDYNRY, encoded by the coding sequence ATGCATTCATTAATATCTATATATCCACAAGCGGTGGATCACACGAAAAAAAAGGTTTTTGAAGATATCAATCATTATTTAGAAACAAAGGAAACACAGCCTTCCTATCAACAATTTAAACTCGATCGTACCCATTTTCTAGAACAAATTTGGGCAAATGTTTGGATAAATAAAGCCTCTAATGCCATTAATAAAAAAGAAAAAAAGGCTTATTTAAGTGAAAGAGGTTTTGAAGTAGAAGGGGTAGATCGAAAGCTTATTAATCAATTATTTCGAACTGAAATTAGAAACTACCAGCCATTTAATGTGTTCGATTGGGTTGATGGAATCTTTCTTCATCAGGAGATAAAATGGCAGGAGCAATATAACAAGGCTAGAATATATTTTGCTAAAAAAAGGGAAGATGCGCTGCTAGCTGAAAAAAGGCGAAATGTTGAAATGGAAATTGAAGAGGTAACCCAAGATATTTTAGAAAATGAATATCTCCATTTATATCTATATATTCGCCATTACGCTTCAAAACATTTACTAAAAGATATTGAGCAAAATCCTAAATATGATGTCTCCAAAAACTATCAACATGAAACTCTCACCGTTACTTCCGAACATTTTTATGTTGATGATTATCCACTCGTATCGGAATTTTTTGGGGAACTAACCGGAGCGATAGAGGAATCGCTACAATGGGGTCGAAGCTATTATGAATATGAGACCTATTATTCAATTTATGAAAATCTTATTACAGAATATCTTTTTGAAATAGCACCAGGATTTATTATGGAACGTCCATCCGAAATGGTTAAGTTGTTTGAGGACACCCTTAACAAAAAATTAACAGAATCAATATTAATGGAAATTATTTCTGATTCCCTAATTGAACTTGCGGAGGATTATACGGTCTATATTCAAGAGGAATATGTTTCTGATTTATTGAATCTTGAAAAGATCCCCTTTGATGAAGAGGTGCATCGCAAAATATTTGAACAGGATCAGAAACAACGGGACAAACGAAAGGCCGATGAACTAGCTGAAATTAGACGGAAAAAGCAGGAAGAAGCGCGGGTCATCGAAGATGTATTCGGACAAGAATACCGAACGAGTGTAGGGCAAAATATTCGGTTTGTTTTGCATATTGGTGAAACCAACACCGGGAAAACCCATCAGGCATTGTCAAGAATGAAGGAAGCAAAGAGTGGGCTATACCTTGCACCACTGCGACTGTTAGCGTTAGAGGTTTTTGACAAACTAAACGCTGAAGGTGTTCCCTGTTCATTAAAAACAGGCGAAGAGGAAAAATTGGTATTGGATGCCACCCATTTTTCTTGCACGGTCGAAATGTTTCACGAAAAAGATCATTTTGAGGTGATTGTTATTGATGAGGCTCAAATGATCGCCGACAAAGATCGTGGATTTTCTTGGTACAAAGCGATTTCAAAAGCAAATGCCAAAGAAGTCCATATTATCGGAAGTCGTAATATTAAAGAAATGCTCTTGCAATTATTGGGTGAATCGGAAATTGAAATTTACGAGTATAGCCGGGAAATTCCACTTGAGGTCGAACAGAAGGAATTTAATTTGGTCCATTCAAAAAAGGGAGATGCTCTTGTTTGTTTTTCAAGAAGAAAGGTCCTTGAAACGGCTTCGAAACTGCAAACTAAAGGGATTTCCGTTAGCATGATATACGGAAGCATGCCACCTGAAACAAGGAAAAAGCAAATTCAGCGTTTTATTGATGGAGAAACAACCAGGATTGTTTCTACTGATGCGATTGGGATGGGTTTAAATTTACCAATCCGGCGGATTGTCTTTTTGGAAAATGAAAAGTTTGACGGAACAAGAAGGAGACGCTTGACTTCCCAGGAAGTGAAACAAATTGCTGGTCGGGCAGGGCGTAAAGGGTTGTATAATATTGGAAAAGTGGCGTTTACCTCGGATATTATTAAAATGAAAAACCTTTTACACCAAGAGGATGAAACGGTCCTTATTTTTGCCATTGCCCCGACAAATGGTGTATTTGAACGATTTCAAAAATATTATCATGATCTTGGAACTTTTTTCGACCTTTGGGATAAGTTCAACAGCCCGAAAGGAACAAAAAAGGCTTCACTGGCTGAAGAACGTGAGTTATATGAGCTAATATGTCATACGGAAATTGAAGCAAGGCTCTCTATGATGGATCTTTATGGATTTTTACATTTGCCCTTTTCATCAAAGGAATTAGGATTAAAGCACCAATGGCTTAAGACTGTCCAAGCCCTGATTGAAGGAAATCCACTTCCAGAACCGGTCATCAAAAAGAGAACTCTAGAGGAACTTGAGCTGTCGTACAAAGCAATTGGACTTCATCTCCTGTTTTTATATCGCTTGGATAGACGGACAGAAGCGCTTTATTGGGAAAGGCTTAGAGAAGAGATTAGTAATGATGTCCATGAACATTTAAAGCATGAAGTAAAAAACTATAAAAGCAAATGTAAGCGGTGTGGAAAAACTCTTCCTTTTGATTTCCCTTATCCCATCTGTGATTCTTGCCATACCGTGCGCTATCGCAGAGATTATGATGATTACAATAGGTATTAA
- a CDS encoding APC family permease: MKNEIHLKKNIGFAVATSLVVGTVIGSGIFMKPGIVISATGNSTIALWAWIIGGIITLASGLTIAEVSVKIPKTGGLYAYIEEVYGKLWGFLCGWVQTLIYGPAIMGALSLYFGSLVAGLFGFSDGSHIYIGIISIIFLGFMNLLGTQYGGLIQNISTIGKLIPIALIAIFGISQGDVHILNMGSGDSHSFSMGAAVLATLWAYDGWMNVGYMAGEMKNPSKTLPRAIISGILIVIVAYLTVNIAMLHVLPASKIVELGPNAASTAAALLFGKMGGNLITIGILISIFGCLNGKILSFPRIPFAMAENGLLPGSKIFSMIHPKFQTPVMATILQIVIAILMMTLGNPDRLSDIAIFTVFSFYSLAFIAVFLLRKRGIGNKGLYRVPLFPLTPIIAVLGAIYIIVSTLINTPFDALLSICTGLIGLPVYAKLNSIKQNNDFSKAS, from the coding sequence ATGAAAAATGAAATCCATCTAAAGAAAAACATTGGTTTTGCTGTTGCTACCTCATTAGTTGTTGGAACTGTAATCGGTTCTGGAATCTTTATGAAACCAGGAATCGTAATTTCAGCTACAGGAAACTCTACCATAGCGCTATGGGCTTGGATTATAGGTGGAATAATCACGCTTGCCAGCGGATTAACGATTGCGGAAGTCAGTGTTAAAATCCCGAAAACAGGCGGACTTTATGCCTATATTGAAGAAGTTTATGGAAAACTATGGGGTTTTTTATGTGGTTGGGTGCAAACCCTCATTTACGGACCAGCCATTATGGGCGCACTCAGCTTATATTTTGGTTCATTGGTAGCCGGTCTATTTGGTTTTTCAGATGGTAGTCATATATATATTGGTATTATATCAATTATCTTCCTTGGTTTCATGAATTTATTAGGAACACAGTATGGGGGTCTTATCCAAAACATTTCAACGATTGGAAAACTGATCCCGATAGCGCTTATTGCTATATTTGGAATTTCCCAAGGAGATGTTCATATCCTTAATATGGGAAGTGGCGATAGTCACTCCTTCAGTATGGGTGCTGCAGTTTTAGCAACCCTTTGGGCGTATGATGGGTGGATGAATGTTGGTTATATGGCAGGAGAAATGAAGAACCCAAGTAAAACGCTACCAAGAGCCATTATTTCAGGGATTCTTATTGTCATTGTCGCCTATTTAACTGTAAACATTGCCATGCTTCACGTATTACCCGCAAGCAAAATTGTCGAGTTGGGGCCGAATGCCGCTAGCACTGCCGCTGCACTCCTTTTTGGTAAAATGGGTGGAAACCTCATCACGATTGGAATATTAATTTCCATTTTCGGTTGTCTAAATGGAAAAATATTATCTTTCCCAAGAATCCCGTTTGCGATGGCGGAAAATGGATTACTACCTGGATCGAAAATATTTTCAATGATCCATCCTAAATTTCAAACACCTGTAATGGCAACAATTCTTCAGATCGTTATCGCCATTTTAATGATGACACTAGGAAATCCTGATCGGCTTTCAGACATAGCCATATTTACAGTGTTTTCATTTTATAGTTTAGCCTTTATTGCTGTATTTTTACTCCGTAAAAGAGGAATTGGAAACAAAGGTCTTTATCGAGTCCCGTTATTCCCATTAACACCAATCATTGCCGTTCTAGGAGCCATTTATATCATTGTAAGTACTCTTATCAACACTCCTTTTGATGCACTCCTATCCATCTGTACAGGTTTGATCGGACTTCCAGTTTATGCAAAATTAAACTCGATTAAACAAAACAATGATTTTTCTAAAGCAAGCTAA